From the Maioricimonas rarisocia genome, one window contains:
- a CDS encoding ArsB/NhaD family transporter, translated as MSGWLLLAAESGTTGHESVDAWITALFASLLVAMIAALAFEEKLHAKKSIIVGSFAGICLILETVISAWTGERLVPFGEVVLPNGHAISLPVYIPAIDWGVITIILGASLFVEVTSRSGVFAWLAIKVTKISGGDPWRLLIAYGLLTVIFSAVLNNVTAMIIIGSLTTVSLSKLKRNDLLLGFLVVEGLLTNVGGLLTLISSVPNIIVGKTAGISFVKFFLVAAPYVVVATAATLFLGKLRFKIRGLVSEQDREEAAELVAGFDESENIPSERFFWFSVGTLIAFIACLAAQQQLPWDLDKLGMGFVALFFAGVVLLAYRHEVDKFYAAMDWDLLAFFAGLFVVINVMEHAQVLAVIGRAIKGVLALPESSASSILLASSAVASSVTDNIPLAAMLAKILAGMDLPADSPFWWCVIFGANLGGNITPIGSASTVVAMTIIHRQKLPLSFPGFVMTAAPFAIAQIILAILYVLIAL; from the coding sequence ATGTCAGGTTGGCTGCTGCTCGCGGCGGAATCGGGAACGACCGGTCACGAATCGGTCGACGCGTGGATCACCGCGCTGTTCGCTTCCCTCCTGGTCGCCATGATCGCCGCTCTCGCGTTCGAAGAGAAACTTCACGCGAAGAAGTCGATCATTGTCGGCAGCTTCGCCGGCATCTGTCTCATCCTCGAGACCGTCATCTCAGCGTGGACCGGCGAGCGGCTCGTCCCCTTCGGCGAAGTCGTCCTCCCCAACGGACACGCTATCTCGCTCCCCGTCTACATCCCCGCCATCGACTGGGGCGTCATCACGATCATCCTCGGCGCCAGCCTGTTCGTCGAAGTCACCAGCCGCTCCGGCGTCTTCGCCTGGCTCGCCATCAAGGTGACCAAAATCTCCGGCGGCGACCCCTGGCGACTGCTGATCGCCTACGGGCTGCTCACCGTCATCTTTTCGGCGGTTCTCAACAACGTGACGGCGATGATCATCATCGGCAGCCTCACGACCGTTTCACTCAGCAAGCTGAAACGCAACGACCTGCTGCTCGGATTTCTCGTCGTCGAAGGGCTCCTCACCAACGTCGGCGGGCTGCTCACACTGATCAGCAGCGTCCCCAACATCATCGTGGGAAAGACGGCCGGCATCAGCTTCGTCAAGTTTTTCCTCGTTGCTGCCCCCTATGTCGTCGTCGCAACGGCCGCGACGCTCTTCCTCGGCAAGCTGCGGTTCAAGATCCGTGGACTGGTCAGCGAGCAGGACCGCGAAGAGGCCGCCGAACTCGTCGCCGGCTTCGATGAATCCGAGAACATCCCCAGCGAGCGATTCTTCTGGTTTTCGGTCGGTACACTGATCGCCTTCATCGCGTGCCTGGCCGCCCAGCAGCAGCTTCCCTGGGATCTCGACAAGCTGGGCATGGGCTTTGTCGCACTGTTCTTCGCCGGGGTCGTCCTGCTGGCGTACCGGCATGAGGTCGACAAGTTCTACGCCGCGATGGACTGGGACCTGCTCGCCTTCTTCGCTGGCCTGTTCGTGGTCATCAACGTGATGGAGCACGCACAGGTGCTGGCTGTGATCGGCCGGGCCATCAAGGGAGTGCTTGCTCTCCCCGAGTCCTCGGCCTCCAGCATCCTTTTGGCATCCTCCGCTGTCGCCAGTTCCGTGACCGACAACATTCCGCTGGCAGCCATGCTCGCGAAGATCCTCGCCGGCATGGATCTCCCCGCGGATTCCCCCTTCTGGTGGTGCGTGATCTTCGGCGCGAACCTGGGGGGCAACATCACGCCGATCGGCTCCGCCTCGACCGTGGTGGCCATGACGATCATCCACCGCCAGAAGCTCCCGCTGTCGTTTCCCGGCTTTGTGATGACGGCCGCACCGTTCGCCATCGCGCAGATCATTCTGGCGATTCTGTACGTGCTGATCGCCCTCTGA
- a CDS encoding Sec-independent protein translocase subunit TatA/TatB, with protein MPFGGIGPVELIVFAAVMLLVFGRRIPETARSMGRSIVEFRRGMRDVPADVENAKAMGEL; from the coding sequence ATGCCATTCGGTGGAATCGGGCCGGTAGAACTGATTGTCTTCGCAGCAGTCATGCTGCTTGTTTTTGGTCGCAGAATTCCGGAGACGGCCCGCAGCATGGGGCGCTCGATCGTCGAGTTTCGCCGGGGAATGCGCGACGTCCCTGCTGACGTCGAAAACGCCAAAGCCATGGGAGAACTGTGA
- a CDS encoding Sec-independent protein translocase subunit TatA/TatB, whose protein sequence is MPFGGVGPYELLVVGVIALLLFGKRLPEVARSLGKGIVEFKKGMSGIEDEIKGASTSSYSPPPQQRRPEPRSSRESELTAPKFEPPRSEPVATSTSSETTSSN, encoded by the coding sequence ATGCCGTTTGGTGGTGTTGGACCTTACGAACTGCTCGTGGTCGGGGTGATCGCCCTGCTGCTCTTCGGCAAGCGACTCCCGGAAGTGGCCCGCAGCCTCGGGAAGGGAATCGTCGAGTTCAAGAAGGGGATGAGCGGAATCGAGGACGAGATCAAAGGTGCCTCGACCTCGAGCTATTCGCCCCCTCCGCAGCAACGCCGTCCCGAACCGCGCAGCTCGCGTGAATCGGAGCTGACCGCTCCCAAGTTCGAGCCGCCCCGCTCCGAGCCTGTCGCGACGTCGACCTCCTCCGAGACGACGTCCTCGAACTGA